GGTCGTGTACGTGAGTGTTGTCCTGCGGCCTCCAATGGTAGTAACCTGCGTAACCGGGCAAAGACTAGTAATGGTCTTGGTCACGCCCTCAATCTcggtcttggtcttgtcagGCTGAGTGACGGTAGCGTAAAAAGTGGTAAGCACCCGGGTCACGACCTTGCTGGTCACAGTCTTGGTAGTCACGTAGGTAGTTCCAGGGGCGGTGATGGTCTCGGTGGTCGGACAAACAGTCGTGTAAGTGATTTCAACTTCTGTCGTCGTTCCCTTTGTGACGGTTGGTCCGGGGACAGTAACGACGCCACCCTTGCAACCGCGGCAAGCAGTAACAGTGACGGTCGAGGTAGTAAGCTTGGTGACCAAGACGGTCCTACTATCGTTAGTATCTCCCCATATTGTTGTCTAACTCATGAGACAGAAAAACACTCACTTTCCGCCGCGGGTCTCCGTCGCCGTAACAGGACAAGTAGTCACCGTCTCATAAGTcaccatcgtcgtcgtcggctGATCATATCCCCATCGTGGCTCGACCCCAGCCAATGCTAGCCCGGCACATGCCGCTCCCAGAATGAGAGACCTCATGATAAAACCCCCTGGTGACGATAACGACAGTAAGAGTGTTAAAACTTCCGAGCCTGGAATGTTAACGAGGGCTGAGACCAGGTTAGGAAGATGTGGTTTGACACTGTTTAAACTAAAAACGAAGGACAAGTCCCAATAAGTACTGAAGACTAGTAATGTAGTAAACACCACCGATGAGGCTGGGAGCCGGTATAAAAGAGGTTGGAAAGGGGATATCCGAGATGTCAAAAACACTCAACCGAGGGAGGTTGGGACATGTGAGTTTATACTCGCAGAGAATCAAGCCATGTTcacatcctcatcttgaCAAACACCTCTAATGGCACCGTCTTTCCCGGTCACCGCCATATTTCCACGAAAGAGAGCATGAATATCGCCAGTCCAACTCACCAACCCAGAATATTCATGCCACAGGAACATGGCGCCCATGCCCCGTCCACCCTCCATGAATACGAAGCCCGCTTCGACAAATCCCCTCAATGTCGCAGAAACAAAAGGGTGTGATTGCGAGCCGTGGGAAAACATGCATCCTCGCCGATTCGGCAGGCCTTGGTGCATGATGCATCGTTTCTGGCTATCCCCATCCCCTGGCAATGTCCACCAGAGTCTAGAGGCAAAAAGCCATTATTGAAAAAGACCTGTATCTAATGGGTTCTTGGGGGTTGGTTGTTGTCAAGGTTTACAGGTGTCTCCCAGCCATTGGGAAGTTTAAACTCCAACAAAGCCATTGTCTTTTGTGCTCTTGGAGTCAACTTGTTTCGTTTTGTCTTCTCCCTGGTTACCCTTTTGAGTAACCACCCATATTATCAACCTTCTTCATCCATTATCACTTCATCCATTAACTCCAGGTTGTACATCCATTAACATAGACCGTACATCCATTAACAACCCTTGTCAGCATAACCTTTCACTCAAGATTGGCGTGCCACCCGTACGCAACAACGACCGTATGACGAGCAAGGATTAACACGATACGATGCGGAAACTCAATGCCGGATCTGCCACCACTTACATTCACAACAGACCGCACTTCTCATCTGCATATTCCcagcaacgcaacgcaacgcaGCTTGTCTCATGCAATTCCTCCCTTTACTCTGCCTCCAGCCACCGTTGCCCTGACTGTAACTGTACCGTAAGTGTAACCCGGGCATAATCAGCCCTATGCCAGCACCATCCGCCACATGCCGGTATTTCCAGAtccaaccatcaccacgTCTGCtcctcccccccccccagaGGCAAATTCTCCTTATGTACTCTTCATTCTGCAAAGCAATTCAAGCTAGGTACTCATCTGCAAAGTCAATGGCGTGATTGCAAACATCCGTGGCTGGTGGGTGGCTGGCCAAACCTAAATCCTGCTTTCCAGTCCTTCACCAAACAAACTTTGACCATACATACACGAGCTCATGCCATGGCCCAAAAAAACAATGATGCAAATTCTAAATCGTGCCCTAACAACAACCGGGAAACCAGCCCAAAAAGTAAAAGCCTGCTGTAAATCGCAGAAACTATGTCTTCACAAGACAGGCACTCCAGTCCGGATATCCGCGTCGTCGAAACGCCAAGCacctccatgatggccaaccTCGTATTTTGGCACAAAAAGGGCGTGAGCTCTCCACACTGGATGCTCCGTACAATCAGGGCGCAATGTTTCACTGCATTTTGATTTCTCCTCACGGCACAGGTCCCACAGGTGGTTCTTGCAATCTTGAAGATACAGAGTACaatggtggtgattgtgCTTTTGTAGGAGGCACTTGGTCGTTCGTCTTCATGGCGTCAATGGCTTGCTGGTCGCATGGCAGGAAATGCTGTCCGGTTCCATTGTCCGCCAGCCACCATTTTGCAATGCGAGACAAGATTGGATCGATGACCTGCGGTGTTTATTACGGAGAGACACTGTTTGATGAGTCCGTtatgtacggagcacaaaTGACATGAGTCTACTCTGTACATCcacagatgcagatgcagatgcagagaCACAGATACAGATACAGATACATCTCGACAATGGACAATGGACAATGGACAATGGACAATGGATGGAATGCGGGATCGGAACGCTCCCGATGACTCCACCGCATCGTGACGCCacaaacagaccagactgatatgcaaatcatcaaccatcTGCGTGGCTGCACAATCGATATGCCGTAATGCTCCGAGccatgcccatcatcacGGAACCATGCTCCGTGCTCCATGTATTTCAAAGacttactccgtacatcaGCTGTCACAGCTGTGCACACTCCCACGTGGATAATCAGGAACATAATAATACTGCATTGGCGCTTCATAACTCGTTACCTAATGAAGCCTGCCCTACACCCTCGCAAAGGCCTGCGAGGCGTCCATGAACAAACTAGCTACCAGCAACACTCCATTGAATATCGCCATCATGTAAAACGGTGCCCCGTTCGACACCGAGTCAAACAGTGCTCCTCCAACCTTGGTCAACAGCAGAATCGCTGCTCCACCGCACAGCGAGTATACGCCAGCAATAGACCCCTTCAACCGCACCCGTGACGCCGAGTCCTCGTTGGTAGACATGCGGATCAGTGGCTCTGATTCCGCCGACTCATCCTCGTCCGGTGCAATCGATGGCTCCCGTCGTACTGACCGCGGCAGCTCAACTGCAATGACTCCCTGCCCAAGCGATCCCAAACTGCACACAATCGCGCCGATCTGGCTGATGCCAATGAGCGCCACTACCAGGAAAATGAAGGGCGTTCCACCCCTTTCTTCAACATTCTTGAACTCTGGGCTTGACAGTTGGGGCAGGGTCAAGTACCCAACCATGCCAAACACCGTAGCCACAACAATTGGGTAGTTTACCCGGCCGGCTCGTCCGGACAGATAGCCAAACAGTGGTGCACAAACGAGTCCCATCAGTTGTGCCACTCCGGTAAGGATCGAAGACAGTACGTAAGCTGCGCGGCattccttcttcaactctgGCGAGGGGTCGTTGGGCGAGCCTTGGCAGAAGCCATTGCTGATGAAGAACGTGTTGACGTAGAGTGGGATGAAGAGCGATATGGCCACTGTCGATGCTCTGGCCACAAAGCCGCCAATATATCCAAGTGATATCCTGGAGTCCGTGAACCCCAACAGCACCGAGTCCTTCATTAGATGAAGATATGGAATCACCTTCTGCTCATCATTAGCGTTAATTCTGCAAAGATTCCCCCCTCAACGGGCAATGGCAAACATACCCGGCGTTGTgtcccatccccatcctcgGCTGCCAATCTCGAAAATCCGTCTCGCTCAGAGATGCCAAACAAAACCTTCAACCCTTTACCCTCCTCACCTTTGAGATTGCGCAGACCAACAAAAACAAACGCGGCAACAACCAAAGCAACAGCGCCGACCACGTAAAAGCTATATGACACCGCTTGACCAGGTGTCACTCCATCAATGTCGCCAAATCTAGCAGGCAGCGGCAGAAACAAGGACAGCGCAACAAGCGCACCACAGCCCGTAAATAAGCCGACAAACCCAGCTAGCGCAGACGGCTTCGCAGACTTAGCCGCCGTATCAATCTGCTGACGAGACGCGCGCGAGTCGTTCGACAATGACCGCGTATATCGTTCCGGCGTAATGGTGACTTCAGATTCCACAGAAAACGCAACGCTCAATCGCTGGTTGGGCTTGTATCGATGGACTCCGGCCATCACTTCCATCGCCCTCGTCCGTCAATGACGGCAGTATAGCTGTAACCATGGTCGCCCTACATTTTCCACAATCATCCAACTGTCAGCCTTGCGTCCCAAGTCTCGGCTCGGTCGAGCTATCTCCGAACACCACCAGGAGGATCACAACTTACGCCGCCGAGGCTCCTACCGCGAAGAAAATCCGCGCAAGCAACAGCTGCGGATAGACATTCTTCGCTTGGACAAACAGCACCAAGGCAAGTCCAATCACCGTGTATCCTATCACCGCAACCCATCGCACTCCCAGTCTGTCTGAGACGAGTCCCCATGTCGGGCACGCCACCAGGGCAACAAGTTCGTCGGCGAAGCCAAGCGTGCCCACGACGTCGCCTACATTCTTCTTCTGGCCGATGAGGTCTGTGATGACAAAGGATACGGAGCTGTTTaagaagacgaggaatgATATGGAGAAGAGCGAGATGCCCAGAAGGTACGTGATGGCCTGGGCAGTGGTTGTGGATGGCGCAAACGGCAAGTACCGGGATATCGATGCCATAGCTGCAGAGTGATTGCTGAATGACCTCTAGATGAGAGGCGGTGGGCAGAATCACATGGCGTGACGGAATATCGCTGCTGTATGAAACACTGTTGTCGGAGCGAGGTGCAAGGGAAGCTCAAAAGTTGTTATGACGCGCATGAATGTTTGGGCCGCGGGTTTGCTAGGCTAGTACGGTTTACGGGCGTGGTTGTCTTACATAAGCCTCGGCAGTTGTACTTGCCCTCCGGCATTTGAGCAACCCTTTGCGAGCAATGAAGACGGATAAGGTCAGGCACAAGGTCTGAATGAAATGCAGCTTCCGAATCACCATTTTTGAACTGCCTAGCATTTAAATCTTCTTCTATAGACGTTGTGGTCAATTCACGAGACCCTATGTACATAAGCTCAAGCCACGGCTTGGTTCCATGCTAGACCCGACGAGCCGAACGCCACAATATCGTAGCCCAATCTTCAAGTACACAAACCAGATAAAACGACATGACCAGCCATTGATAGTAATTTGTGTGGAAACTAGCA
The genomic region above belongs to Pochonia chlamydosporia 170 chromosome 2, whole genome shotgun sequence and contains:
- a CDS encoding MFS transporter (similar to Cordyceps militaris CM01 XP_006670153.1); this encodes MAGVHRYKPNQRLSVAFSVESEVTITPERYTRSLSNDSRASRQQIDTAAKSAKPSALAGFVGLFTGCGALVALSLFLPLPARFGDIDGVTPGQAVSYSFYVVGAVALVVAAFVFVGLRNLKGEEGKGLKVLFGISERDGFSRLAAEDGDGTQRRKVIPYLHLMKDSVLLGFTDSRISLGYIGGFVARASTVAISLFIPLYVNTFFISNGFCQGSPNDPSPELKKECRAAYVLSSILTGVAQLMGLVCAPLFGYLSGRAGRVNYPIVVATVFGMVGYLTLPQLSSPEFKNVEERGGTPFIFLVVALIGISQIGAIVCSLGSLGQGVIAVELPRSVRREPSIAPDEDESAESEPLIRMSTNEDSASRVRLKGSIAGVYSLCGGAAILLLTKVGGALFDSVSNGAPFYMMAIFNGVLLVASLFMDASQAFARV